AGCCCAAATACTAATTATGAAGGAATCGCTTTAGTGATGAAGTCATGGGTATTTTCATTACTTACTGACATGTATGGTGCTGTACCTTATTCTCAAGCCGTTGCAGGAGCTGCAGCTGAGCCAATATACACGCCAGAGTATGATACGATGGAAGCTGTTTATGCTGGTTTATTAGCTGACTTAAAAGAAGCGAATGAAAAACTTTCAGTAGATGGCCCAACAGTAGCAGGTGATATACTTTACAATGGCGATATACTTAAATGGAAGAAATTTGCTAACTCTCTTCGTTTGAAACTAGCGAACAGACAAGCAGCTAAAAAATCTGCTGAGTCTCAAGCTATCATGTCAGAGATTTTAGGCTCTCCTTCTACGTACCCTATCTTCACTAGTAATGATGACAATGCACAATTAGTACATACGGCTACAAGACCAAGTAACAATGCTTGGAATGAAGTAATGGTTCAGGGTGGACGTACTGATTGGAGTATGAGTAAAACGTTTGTTGACTTAATGACTGGTGCAGATGACCCAAGATTAGGTGCAATTGCTACTTCAGTAAATGGCACTTATTCTGGAATCCCGAACGGTCTACCAGATGCCATCGCTACTACTTATTTGAGTTCTGCGTCAATTCTTCAAGACTCTTTTAGTGAAGCAGAAGCTCCTAGTGTATTGATGACTTTCAGTGAGTTAAACTTTGTTTTGGCTGAGGCTGCTTTAGATGGCGACATCTCTGGTGATGCAGATGCCTATTTCACGACCGGTTTAGAAGCTTCTTTTGAATCATTTGGCTTAACTAAGCCAGACGGATTTGAGACTTCTTTTGGTTCATTAACCAAGGAGACTATAATGACACAAAAGTATGTAGCTCTATTTGGTCAAGGTATAGAAGCTTGGACGGAGTATCGTAGAACTGGTTTCCCAGTCATGCCTACAGCTGACCCAAGAGCAATTTTCGAAAACGACGGTATTATTCCAACTCGTTTACCATACCCAACTACTGAGTATTCGCTTAACAGAGCAAAACTTGATGCAGGTATATCTCTTAACGGAGGAGCTGACAATATGCAAACTGAACTTTGGTGGGCAGAATAATTCTTGATTCAAATAAATAAAGAAAACAATGAAAAAATTATCATATATAATCTTAGTACTCGCAACGGTAACCACTTTTGTGGCCTGCGAAAAACAAGATCCTTTTGTAGACAGAGTGGTAGCACCTGTTCTAGTTCAAGTAATCGGAGATGACGGTTCGCCTTCATCAGGTTTAACTACTGACCCAACCGTCTCATCTTCTTTTGGTGAAACTGCCAACATGAGCCTAAAGGTTTTAGAACTAGACAAAACGAACATCCTGGACTATACCAAAGGAATTGACTCTATTCCTGTAGCCTCTATTTCTCTTCTTGTTTCATTTAGAGGAGGATCTGAAATTGGCACATTCACTACAGGTGCTGACGGCCTAGCTACTGTTTCCGTTCCATGGTCATCCCTTGGAATAACAGAATCTGGCTCCACGGTTTCTTTAAGTGCCACAGGTACTTATAATGACCAAGCCTTCACCAAGTTATTCAAACTAGCTTCAAACTAACCTAAGGAGCCCTTAAATAGGGCTCCACTTTTTTTTAAAACTCTAGAATTAATAAAATAAAAAAACAGTAAAAATGAAAAAATCTCTGAATCGTAGAAGCATGCTTAAGACAGGTCTAATGTCTATTGGAGGCATGGCCTTAGCACCACATATTGCAAAAGGGGCCTTTGAAAGTGCACCTTTCAAATTAGATGCTAGCAACAGACTTGTCTATAGCCCGTTGGCTAGAGAATATTTCGTTGATGAAAACTTTGCACCAGAAATCGTTGCAAAACTAACTTCAAACGAAAACCCATATGGTCCACCAGCTAGTGCAAAACAAGCGGTTATTGATTCAGTAAGCGGTGGAAACCGTTATGCTTGGAGAGAGATGGCCACTCTTATGGACAATATTGCTGAGAAAGAAGGTGTAACTACTAAGCACCTAATGATGGGACCTGGTTCTTCTGATCTTTTAGAGAAAGTAGCTATCGTTCGCTTTATGAATGGTGGAAACATTGTTTCTGCAGATCCTACTTACATGTCTCTTATTCGTGTGGCAGAAAGAGTTGGAGCTACTTGGAAGCCTGTTCCTTGTACTTCTGACTGGTCGCATGATTTAGATGCAATGGCTGCTGCTGTAGATGCAGATACTAAATTGGTTTACATCTGTAATCCAAACAATCCTGTAGGTACCATGACTGCTGCTAAAGACTTAGAAGCATTCTGTAAAAAAGTATCTAAAACAGTTCCAATTTTCATTGATGAGGCCTACATGGAATTAGCTTATGGTCCTGAAGCTGTATCTCAGTCTCCTTTAGTAAAAGATGGCTATAATGTAATCGTATGTCGTACGTTCTCAAAAATCATGGGAATGGCCGGTTTAAGAATTGGTTTCATGATAGCTCAGCCAGAATTCATTAAAGAAATCTCAAGTGTTACACGTGGTGGCATGGGCATCTCTTTGACATCTATTCACGCTGCTACAGCAGCTTACGGTGATGATGGTTTCCAAGAAATGACAAAAACTAAGAATGACGCAGCCAAGAAATATACAACGGCAGCTGTTAAGGCTATGGGTTATGACCCTATTCCTTCTTTCACCAACTTCATGATGTTTGAGATAAACATGAACGGTAAAGAGTTTTTAGGCAAAATGCGTGACCAAGGGGTTGGCTGTAGAGCTTTCACCATTAACGATAAAGACATGTGCCGTGTAAGTATGGGTACCATGGACGAAATGAAAATGTTCGTAAGTGCACTTAAAACTTTAAGTTGATCAATTCTTTATAAACAGGTTAGCCAAATCTCGGCTAACCTGTTTTCTTAAAATTTCCTATCTCAATGAACGAAGCTATATTCAAAACCCTCATCCTTGTATTACTAATAGCATTAGGCTTCATACTTAAAGCTAAATTTGGCAGCAAAGACAAAGTAAACGGTATCAAGGAAATAGTACTTTCGGTGGCACTTCCATCCACCATTTTCATAGCATTAATGAAAATAAATTTGGACGCATCTTTACTTTTTATTCCGGTAGTAGCTCTCCTTTTTAATTTCATCATGTTTTTGATTACGCCATTGGCATTATCAAGTTTTGGAATTAAGAAAGACTCTTCAAGTGCTAGAACCTTAACGTTACTTATTCCATCATTAGCCCCAGGGCTTTCTTGTTTTCCTTTCATTGTTGAATTTCTAGGTGAAGAAAGCTTAGCTATGGCAGCCATGGGCGACATTGGAAACAAGTTTTTCTGCTTAATATTCCTTTATGTAGTTGCCATGAATATGTCTTTGAAAAATTCAGGCTCTGAAAAACAGAATGTTAAAGAGAAAATCACTTCCCTTCTCGCAAGTTTGGCTAAAGAACCTATCAATATTGTTCTAGTAGCTGGATTGGTTCTATTAGGCTTTGGAGTTAGTTACAGTACGCTTCCTGAAATAATTAGAGGTGTATTTGACAAAACAAGTGCTATCATGACCCCATTGGTTTTAATCTTTATTGGATTAGCCGTTAATCTAAAAGAAGGCAAAAAGAAACTCGTATTTTCCTTACTCTCTTTAAGAGCAGGTATCAGCCTTATCTTAAGTGCATTATTCATTTACTTCACGGGCATGAGCTCTTCAAATAATATACTTCTTACTATTATATTCCCTCTAAGTTGTATTAGTTTTTGGCCATTTGCTCATATCTCTTTGTTTCTTAACAAAGAAGAAAGCATGGGGATTGAAAAAGAGAAAAGAACCTTTAATTCAGAACTGGCTATCATGGTATTAGCCATATCACTTCCATTCTCTACTACATTGGTTTTAACCATACTTACAGCAGGTACGTATTTTGTAGACATTTGGAAAATAGTTTCTTTAGGAATTGCTTTATTAGCTTTAGGCTCAATTCCTATGATTTTATCAAAAGTTCAATTTAAAAGACATGAAACTAGTAGCATGAGTGAAAACCATGCCTAGTAATTGACTCCTGTTTTCATTCATCAATAAACTGAAGAAACTCTCATCCAAAAAGGTGAGAGTTTCTTTGATTATAGACATTTTTCCTAACTCATTTCAAAATAATTAATCATACAAATTAGACTAATTTCCTGTTTGTTGCTTTATTTGACCTAATTATAGAATACAAGTACAAATAAGCCTTCCCTCTTAGCATATTTTGCCATGAACCATATAGACCCCGTTGATTTAAAAATCCTGAAACTTCTTGTCAAAGATGGTTTATGTACTAATAAAGAAATAGCTGCCGAACTCAACCTTACCACCACACCTGTTCATGAAAGAATTAAGAGACTCCGCAGAGATGGTGTCATTGAAAAGTATACGATAGAGCTAAACAGGAAAAAATTACACCGAAACCTCTTGGTGTTTTGTAGCGTCAGCTTAAAAGAACATGCGGCAGAATTTCTAGAGAAATTTGAAAAAGATATTCAAACCTTACCCGAAGTAGTCGAGTGCTATTGTGTCTCAGGAGGAGCTGATTTTTTACTCAAAGTAATTGTAGAGGATATGGACCAGTATAAATTATTTATTCTGAATAAACTCTCTGCTCTTTCAAATATTGGAAATGCTCAAAGTCAATTTGTAGTGAAAGAAGTAAAACAAGCGAGTATTCTTTCTTAAACTTGCTAAACATTCAAATACCCTCATAAATCTTGGATTTCTTTTCAGACCATAGCCTACTAGAATGGGCACTCGTATTTTTCTCTGCCTTTATTGTAGGTTTCTCTAAAGCAGGACTCCGAGGAGTAGATGTCATGAATGTCACCATCATGGCTTTAGTATTTGGATCAAAAGCCTCTACAGGGCTAGTCCTCCCCTTACTATGTATGGCAGATGTATTAGCCGTAATTTATTACAACCGGCATGCTCAATGGAAGCATTTCAAGATTTTAATGCCGTGGATGATAGCAGGCGTATTAATAGGCTGGTATGTGGGTAGAGACATTGACGATACGCTATTTAAACGCATCATGGCGGTTATCATTCTTGCGGCTGTAGGTCTATTATTTTGGTGGGAAAGAAGAAAGTCACAAAAAATGCCGCAAGGCCTTTGGTTTGGAAGTACTATGGGGCTAGTCACAGGCTTCACCACCATGATAGGCAACCTTGCTGGTGCCTTTTCTAATGTCTATTTCTTGATTCTTAAATTTCCCAAAAACGAGTTCATAGGTACTGTTTCGTGGATGTTTCTTTTCATAAACCTTTTCAAGTTACCTTTTCATATATTTTCTTGGGAAACCATTAGTATTGATACCTTGAAAATTGACCTCGCTTTAGCTCCTGCAATGATTATCGGCTTTTTCGTTGGTGTTAGAATAGTTAAGAAAATAAACAATGACACCTATCGCAAACTAATACTTGGCCTAACCTTATTGGGAGCTCTCGTCATTTTCTTCAGATAAAGCCTCTGTGACTTAACTCACCATTATTAGAGAGGGACATACTTAGTTTTGTATCAAATAAAACACAAAACGATATGTTCGATTTCATAAAGAAAATGTTTGCCGGAAACTCTGAAGAACTTAAAGAGTTAATAAAAAACGGTGCGGTTATAATTGACGTAAGAAGCCCGGGAGAATTTTCTGGTGGTCATGCAAATAAGGCTATCAATATCCCGCTAGACACTTTGGGTAATAACATTGCCAAAATTAAGAAATTCAAGAAACCTGTGGTATTATGCTGTGCATCTGGAATGCGTTCATCAAAAGCCAAAGGAATTCTAGTAAACAAAGGTGTTGAAAATGTACACGACGCTGGTTCATGGGGTAATTTGAGGTAACAAATACCCCAAAAGGCTAGAATGTTAAACTTGAGTTAATTCTCCTTCGAAAAGCTAATTATTAAAATATTTTAATAACTTTGATTTAAACCTAATGTTATTAAAATGAAAACAATACTAAGTTTAGTTCTAGCCTTAGCTCTGAACCTTGCTGCATTTGCTCAGCACCAAATCATTCCCACTCCTGTTTCTTACGAAACCACTGACGGAATGTTTATGCTAGATAATCAAGTGAGCATTAACCTGCGTACAGACGATGCCGATGTAAAAACCTACTTAACTAACTTTCAAGATTTTCTTTCCCAATCCGGAAATAAAATTGAATTTAAAAGTGTTCCCGAACCAAGCAGAACAAACAGAGTTATAAGTATTTCATTAAAAGCAGCTCCAGACTTAGCCAGCGAAGGCTATGAACTTGAAGTCACAGAAAATGAAATTAGCCTATCGGCCAATAAAGCCCCTGGTATTTTCAATGGCCTGCAAACTTTAAGACAATTACTCCCAAGAGAATTCGAAAACAAAGACGCTTACGGAATGGGCATGGGTATGATCATGGGTTGCAAAATAAAAGATTACCCAAGATTTGGCTGGCGTGGACTCATGCTTGATGTAAGCAGGCACTTCTTTTCTGTAGAAGATGTAAAAGCTTACATAGACAAAATGGCTCAGTATAAGATGAATGTTTTCCACTGGCATTTAACAGATGACGAAGGCTGGAGAATTGAAATTAAATCTTTGCCAAAACTAACAGAAGTAGGTGCATGGAGAGTACCAAGACATGGCCGTTTCGGGATAGATAGACCTTTCCCTAAGGAAGGTGAAAAAGCTACGGAAGGTGGTTTTTATACGCATGAAGATATCAGAGAAGTTATTAAGTACGCCACAGAAAGAAACATCACCATAGTTCCTGAGGTTGATATCCCTGGGCATAGCATGGCGGTTTTAGCTGCATACCCTGAACTTTCCACCTTAAAAGAGCCTAAAGTGGTTAACCCTGGCGGATACTTTGCCGACTGGACAGGCCCTCACTTTAAAATGTTAATTGAGAATACGCTAAACCCAGCAGACGAAAAGGTTTATGAATTTGTAGATAAAGTAATGACCGAAGTAGCTGAATTATTTCCAAGTCAATACATACACATGGGCGGAGATGAGTGCTACCATGGTTACTGGGAAGAAAGCCCAGAGGTTCAAAAGTTCATGAAGGCTAATAAAATACCCGACACACACGGTCTGCAAAGTTATTTTGTAGGTCGAGTTCAAAAAATCATTAATAGCAAAGGCAAAAAAATGATAGGTTGGGATGAAATCCTTGAAGGTGGCTTGGCTGAAGGTGCTGCCGTAATGAGTTGGCAAGGGATGAAAGGTGGTATAGAAGCTGCCAAATTAGGACATAATGTAGTTATGACACCTACTACTTTCGCTTACTTAGATTATACGCAGGGAGACCCAAGTTTAGAAAATGCTATCTATGCAAGTTTGAGTCTTAAAAAGGCTTATTCTTTTGAGCCCGTACCAGACGATGTAGATGCCAAGTATATCTTAGGAGGCCAAGGTAACCTTTGGACGGAAGTTATTCCAAACTTACAATATGCGTTCTATATGACCTATCCTAGAGCATTTGCTATCTCTGAAACACTTTGGAGTCCAAAAGAAAGTAAAAATTATCAAAGCTTCTTACAAAGAACCGAGAGCCATTTTGCGAGATTTGATGCTGCTAAAACCAACATCTCTCATGCTGTTCTTGACCCAATAGTTACTGTAAAAAAAGATGGAGATAAACTTCTAGTAACTTTGGAAAACGACATAGCGAATACAGAAATCTTCTATACCATTGATAATACTTATCCTGTGCAATTTGGAAATAAATACGAGGGTACTTTTGAAGTTCCTGAAGGAGACCTGAGCCTTAGAACACAAACATTTAGAAATGGAAGGGCTATTGGCCGTGATATCTTAATTTCACGAGCAGATTTAGTTAAAAGAGCTAAATAGATATCATTAATTTACAAGCTTAAATCTCCTGTCCATTCCAACGAATAGGCAGGAGATTTTTTATTTAAGTTGTTCTAAACCTTAACAGAATCAAACTACACTAATCCATATTTCACCATTATTGACGCTAAAAGCTCACTTTAAAAAATCTAATCCCCAACTTCAGTATTGAACTAGTGGTTTTTAATACTTTTAGCAAGTCTTAACAAAACCCTGTAAAATGCGATTCTTCCTATTATTCATTTCTCTTTGCTCTTTCTCTATTTTATCTTGTCAAAAAGCAGAAGAAAAAAAGCCTAACATTCTTTTCATATTGACAGACGACCAAGGATGGGGAGATATGAGTAGCCACGGCAATGACATAATAGAAACTCCCAACTTAGATTTATTAAGTCAAAACGGAGCAGAGTTTGACCGCTTTTATGTTTCTCCCTTGTGTGCTCCTACCCGAGCCAGCTTATTGACCGGCAGGTATCATTTAAAAACAGGAGCCACTTCTGTTTCTAATGGCCTAGAAATTATGGATACGGAGGAAGAAACCATTGCCGAAGTATTCAAAGCGAATGGCTATAAGACAGGCATTTTTGGCAAATGGCACAATGGCTCCCATTATCCAAACCGACCAACAGACCAAGGATTTGATGAGTTTATAGGCTTTTGTGCAGGGCACTGGAGTAACTACTTTGACACTAAATTAGACAGTAACAACACTGAAATTCAGAGCACTGGTTTTATCACGGACTATTTGACCGATAAAGCCATAGACTTTATAGACAGAAACAAAGAAGAACCATTCCTTTGCTATGTGCCTTTTAATGCTCCCCACAGTCCTTTTCAGGTGCCGGATAGTTATTATGACAAGTATAAAGCGAAAGGTTTAGATGACGAGTTAGCTAGTATCTATGGCTTGGTGGATAATGTGGACGCTAACATTGGAAGATTGCTAGAAAAACTAGAAAGCGAAGGTTTATCGGAAAACACCATTGTTATTTTCATGTCTGACAATGGACCAAACGGTGTACGCTATAATGGCGAAATGAAAGGCGTAAAAGGTCATGTAGATGAAGGTGGCGTAAGAGTTCCTGCCATGATTAACTGGCCTGATAAAATAGCAAGAGGAAGAAAAATTGGAGGAATGGCGGCACACATTGATTGGCTACCTACATTAAAAGAGCTTTGCGGTATTCAGCAGGAATCGAAAAAAGAAATTGACGGTATTAGTCTAGCAAATGTTTTATTAAACTCGGAAACAGAAATACCAGAAAGAGCAGTTTTTAGCCATGTGGCATTTCTAGAAAAAGACTTGAAAAATAATCCTGGAGCTTTAAGAACTGGAGAAAATTTGATGGTATTTAAGGGAAAGAAACCAGAACTCTACTTTTTAGATTCTGACCCAAGTCAGGAAACGGATATTTCAAAGAGCAACACTACACTTACTGAAAACCTCTTTAATAAATACATTGACTGGTTTAAAGATGCCTCAAAGAATTATCAATCTGTAAAACCAACATCTGTTAATACAGACTACATAGAACTACCAGCCTACGAAGCTCAGTTTTCCGGAAATTTGAAATATGAAGAAGGACATGGTTGGGCTCATGATTGGTTAAAAAACTGGACATCTACCACAGACCAAATGAGTTGGTTAATAAACTCGACAGAGGAAACTGAGTTAAACGCCTATTTGATTTATAATTGCCCTGAGGCTTCCATAAACGCCGAAATAAAGCTAGAAATTGGCAATAACAAGGTGAGTAATACTATCTCACAAGCCTTTGAAGGTACTTTAATTCATAGCCCAGATAGAATCACAAGAAAAGAGGCTTACGAAAAAGATTGGGCCAAAATGAAAATTGGGAATATCAAGATTCCAAAAGGCACAAACGAAATTGTACTTTCAGCTCTTTCAATTCCCAATTCTGAAGTAGCAGAAGTTAAAGCTATAGTTCTTTCGAAAGAATAGTTTAAAAACCTACACTCGTATTTTCTGACCTTGGGTCGGAAGCTCCTTCTAGCATACCATTTGGAT
This sequence is a window from Arcticibacterium luteifluviistationis. Protein-coding genes within it:
- a CDS encoding SusD/RagB family nutrient-binding outer membrane lipoprotein codes for the protein MKINNKIFLSAFAGIMLVFANSCTDDFEELNTDPNNPTAIGSQYLLPYAIEESVDRYWGGTTRFERLNLDGAMLWIQYLARNIYSNEGDSYGISPAFYNNTWESLYNDGLTNFQRIQTLSADDGISPNTNYEGIALVMKSWVFSLLTDMYGAVPYSQAVAGAAAEPIYTPEYDTMEAVYAGLLADLKEANEKLSVDGPTVAGDILYNGDILKWKKFANSLRLKLANRQAAKKSAESQAIMSEILGSPSTYPIFTSNDDNAQLVHTATRPSNNAWNEVMVQGGRTDWSMSKTFVDLMTGADDPRLGAIATSVNGTYSGIPNGLPDAIATTYLSSASILQDSFSEAEAPSVLMTFSELNFVLAEAALDGDISGDADAYFTTGLEASFESFGLTKPDGFETSFGSLTKETIMTQKYVALFGQGIEAWTEYRRTGFPVMPTADPRAIFENDGIIPTRLPYPTTEYSLNRAKLDAGISLNGGADNMQTELWWAE
- a CDS encoding pyridoxal phosphate-dependent aminotransferase; amino-acid sequence: MKKSLNRRSMLKTGLMSIGGMALAPHIAKGAFESAPFKLDASNRLVYSPLAREYFVDENFAPEIVAKLTSNENPYGPPASAKQAVIDSVSGGNRYAWREMATLMDNIAEKEGVTTKHLMMGPGSSDLLEKVAIVRFMNGGNIVSADPTYMSLIRVAERVGATWKPVPCTSDWSHDLDAMAAAVDADTKLVYICNPNNPVGTMTAAKDLEAFCKKVSKTVPIFIDEAYMELAYGPEAVSQSPLVKDGYNVIVCRTFSKIMGMAGLRIGFMIAQPEFIKEISSVTRGGMGISLTSIHAATAAYGDDGFQEMTKTKNDAAKKYTTAAVKAMGYDPIPSFTNFMMFEINMNGKEFLGKMRDQGVGCRAFTINDKDMCRVSMGTMDEMKMFVSALKTLS
- a CDS encoding AEC family transporter, which codes for MNEAIFKTLILVLLIALGFILKAKFGSKDKVNGIKEIVLSVALPSTIFIALMKINLDASLLFIPVVALLFNFIMFLITPLALSSFGIKKDSSSARTLTLLIPSLAPGLSCFPFIVEFLGEESLAMAAMGDIGNKFFCLIFLYVVAMNMSLKNSGSEKQNVKEKITSLLASLAKEPINIVLVAGLVLLGFGVSYSTLPEIIRGVFDKTSAIMTPLVLIFIGLAVNLKEGKKKLVFSLLSLRAGISLILSALFIYFTGMSSSNNILLTIIFPLSCISFWPFAHISLFLNKEESMGIEKEKRTFNSELAIMVLAISLPFSTTLVLTILTAGTYFVDIWKIVSLGIALLALGSIPMILSKVQFKRHETSSMSENHA
- a CDS encoding Lrp/AsnC family transcriptional regulator: MNHIDPVDLKILKLLVKDGLCTNKEIAAELNLTTTPVHERIKRLRRDGVIEKYTIELNRKKLHRNLLVFCSVSLKEHAAEFLEKFEKDIQTLPEVVECYCVSGGADFLLKVIVEDMDQYKLFILNKLSALSNIGNAQSQFVVKEVKQASILS
- a CDS encoding sulfite exporter TauE/SafE family protein, producing MDFFSDHSLLEWALVFFSAFIVGFSKAGLRGVDVMNVTIMALVFGSKASTGLVLPLLCMADVLAVIYYNRHAQWKHFKILMPWMIAGVLIGWYVGRDIDDTLFKRIMAVIILAAVGLLFWWERRKSQKMPQGLWFGSTMGLVTGFTTMIGNLAGAFSNVYFLILKFPKNEFIGTVSWMFLFINLFKLPFHIFSWETISIDTLKIDLALAPAMIIGFFVGVRIVKKINNDTYRKLILGLTLLGALVIFFR
- a CDS encoding rhodanese-like domain-containing protein — protein: MFDFIKKMFAGNSEELKELIKNGAVIIDVRSPGEFSGGHANKAINIPLDTLGNNIAKIKKFKKPVVLCCASGMRSSKAKGILVNKGVENVHDAGSWGNLR
- a CDS encoding beta-N-acetylhexosaminidase encodes the protein MKTILSLVLALALNLAAFAQHQIIPTPVSYETTDGMFMLDNQVSINLRTDDADVKTYLTNFQDFLSQSGNKIEFKSVPEPSRTNRVISISLKAAPDLASEGYELEVTENEISLSANKAPGIFNGLQTLRQLLPREFENKDAYGMGMGMIMGCKIKDYPRFGWRGLMLDVSRHFFSVEDVKAYIDKMAQYKMNVFHWHLTDDEGWRIEIKSLPKLTEVGAWRVPRHGRFGIDRPFPKEGEKATEGGFYTHEDIREVIKYATERNITIVPEVDIPGHSMAVLAAYPELSTLKEPKVVNPGGYFADWTGPHFKMLIENTLNPADEKVYEFVDKVMTEVAELFPSQYIHMGGDECYHGYWEESPEVQKFMKANKIPDTHGLQSYFVGRVQKIINSKGKKMIGWDEILEGGLAEGAAVMSWQGMKGGIEAAKLGHNVVMTPTTFAYLDYTQGDPSLENAIYASLSLKKAYSFEPVPDDVDAKYILGGQGNLWTEVIPNLQYAFYMTYPRAFAISETLWSPKESKNYQSFLQRTESHFARFDAAKTNISHAVLDPIVTVKKDGDKLLVTLENDIANTEIFYTIDNTYPVQFGNKYEGTFEVPEGDLSLRTQTFRNGRAIGRDILISRADLVKRAK
- a CDS encoding arylsulfatase, with the protein product MRFFLLFISLCSFSILSCQKAEEKKPNILFILTDDQGWGDMSSHGNDIIETPNLDLLSQNGAEFDRFYVSPLCAPTRASLLTGRYHLKTGATSVSNGLEIMDTEEETIAEVFKANGYKTGIFGKWHNGSHYPNRPTDQGFDEFIGFCAGHWSNYFDTKLDSNNTEIQSTGFITDYLTDKAIDFIDRNKEEPFLCYVPFNAPHSPFQVPDSYYDKYKAKGLDDELASIYGLVDNVDANIGRLLEKLESEGLSENTIVIFMSDNGPNGVRYNGEMKGVKGHVDEGGVRVPAMINWPDKIARGRKIGGMAAHIDWLPTLKELCGIQQESKKEIDGISLANVLLNSETEIPERAVFSHVAFLEKDLKNNPGALRTGENLMVFKGKKPELYFLDSDPSQETDISKSNTTLTENLFNKYIDWFKDASKNYQSVKPTSVNTDYIELPAYEAQFSGNLKYEEGHGWAHDWLKNWTSTTDQMSWLINSTEETELNAYLIYNCPEASINAEIKLEIGNNKVSNTISQAFEGTLIHSPDRITRKEAYEKDWAKMKIGNIKIPKGTNEIVLSALSIPNSEVAEVKAIVLSKE